One part of the Vicia villosa cultivar HV-30 ecotype Madison, WI linkage group LG6, Vvil1.0, whole genome shotgun sequence genome encodes these proteins:
- the LOC131613605 gene encoding uncharacterized protein LOC131613605 codes for MELIHHAGLMKTVANFSKCYEILVKEFIVNLSEDCVDGKSKEFRKVITAKQVKNWPLKEKLSVAKLSVKYAMLHKIGAANWVPTNHKLTISTILGRFIYAVGTKSRFDYGSYIFEQTIKHPGSYSVKGPNAFPSLLSGIILNQYPSILHDNDSVCKRENALSFHYKLFQGTHVSNVGMTSAGTSKEKYPTRKAAVIATLKETCQELESRKLNLEKLIHKLEMEEDTEHVEEDESDANREVEKEASPDDGTEEDIADVEISGSESED; via the exons ATGGAGTTGATCCACCATGCTGGATTAATGAAGACTGTGGCCAATTTCTCTAAGTGCTATGAGATCCTGGTGAAGGAATTCATAGTCAACCTCTCTGAAGATTGCGTAGATGGAAAATCAAAGGAGTTCAGGAAG GTGATAACGGCCAAGCAAGTAAAGAACTGGCCTTTGAAGGAAAAACTATCAGTTGCGAAGCTCAGTGTGAAGTATGCAATGTTGCATAAAATTGGAGCTGCTAACTGGGTGCCAACAAATCATAAGTTAACAATCTCAACTATTCTTGGAAGATTCATTTATGCTGTGGGAACCAAGTCCAGGTTTGACTATGGCTCTTATATTTTTGAACAGACTATTAAACATCCTGGAAGTTACAGTGTAAAGGGCCCGAATgcttttccatctcttctgaGTGGGATAATCCTGAATCAGTATCCTAGCATCCTGCATGACAATGACAGTGTGTGCAAGCGTGAAAATGCTCTCTCTTTTCATTACAAGCTGTTCCAAGGAACCCATGTCTCTAATGTTGGGAtgacatctgctgggacatcCAAGGAAAAATATCCAACAAGGAAAGCTGCAGTAATCGCCACTCTCAAGGAAACATGCCAAGAGCTGGAGTCCAGAAAATTGAATTTAGAAAAGCTTATTCACAAGCTTGAGATGGAAGAAGATACTGAGCATGTTGAGGAAGATGAATCAGATGCAAACAGAGAAGTTGAGAAAGAAGCCAGTCCCGATGATGGCACTGAGGAAGATATTGCAGATGTTGAAATCAGTGGCTCTGAGTCTGAAGACTGA
- the LOC131613606 gene encoding uncharacterized protein LOC131613606 codes for MLIREEEWSKNVEELALGNSKALNALFNGIDKNIFRLVQHCDLAKDVWDILKTTHEGTSKVKMSRLQMLTTKFENLRMKEDETIHDFYMNILEIANASGALGEKMSEENLVRKILRSLPKRFAMKVTSIEESQDISKMKVDELIGSLQTFEMSICDNGEKKNKSKTFVSNTDEDSKESYGGSNENLSEAIAMLGRQFNNKSYDSSRRYKFEEKTNQGKWIQYHGCEGYGHIRTECPTFLKEQKKGLSVTWSNGDFESESQEETAKHITVLTSVCASDDDSNEDELTFDELAASYKDLCVRSAEVGQRSGDTPGIEFGGKSYVILRSNPEACMSNQILFGYPNNTHQAKRKQVTPVKYQQCVVKSVALLAHISLKVSAKED; via the exons ATGTTAATACGCGAAGAAGAATGGAGCAAGAATGTGGAAGAACTGGCTTTGGGAAACTCCAAGGCTCTAAATGCGTTGTTCAATGGAATAGACAAGAATATATTCAGACTTGTGCAGCACTGTGATCTGGCCAAAGATgtgtgggatattctcaaaacaactcatgaaggcacatctaaGGTGAAGATGTCTAGACTTCAGATGTTAactactaagtttgaaaatctcaggatgaaagaggatgagaccATTCATGATTTCTACATGAATATACTTGAAATTGCCAATGCCTCTGGAgctttaggagaaaaaatgtctgaagaaaatCTAGTAAGAAAGATTCTCAGAtcactacctaagagatttgctaTGAAGGTTACTTCAATAGAAGAATCTCAGGATAttagcaaaatgaaggtagatgaACTCATTGGTTCCCTCCAAACATTTGAGATGAGTATATGTGACAATggtgaaaagaagaacaaaagcaaaaCTTTTGTATCTAACACTGATGAAGACTCAAAGGAGAGCTATGGTGGGAGTAATGAGAAtctatcagaagccatagccatgcttggaagacAATTCAATAA CAAGTCGTATGACTCAAGTAGAAGATATAAATTTGAAGAAAAGACCAACCAAGGCAAATGGATTCAAtaccatggatgtgaagggtatggccACATTAGAACTGAATGCCCCACCTTCctcaaggagcaaaagaaagggcTTTCTGTCACTTGGTCTAATGGAGATTTTGAGAGTGAGTCTCAAGAGGAAACTGCAAAACACATCACAGTGCTAACGAGTGTATGTGCATCCGATGATGACTCCAATGAGGATGAACTGACGTTTGATGAGCTTGCAGCCTCATATAAAGATCTATGTGTCAGGAGTGCTGAA GTTGGACAGAGATCAGGAGACACGCCTGGAATAGAATTTGGGGGCAAATCATATGTCATTTTAAGGTCAAATCCTGAAGCTTGCATGTCAAATCAGAT actatttggataCCCTAACAACACTCATCAAGCCAAACGCAAACAGGTCACTCCTGTCAAATATCAACAATGTGTTGTCAAGAGTGTTGCTCTATTAGCCCACATCTCTCTAAAAgtatcagccaaagaagactAG